GCAGATGTACATAACCATTAAGAAGCCATCATAACGAAGAATAATCAAAACAACTATCGCTACGACGTAAACGAGTATGCAGCAGCAGCAACTACAATAAACGCCTGTATTGAATTATATTAACAAGTTGTGCCTATTATACTGTGAACCACAAGAGATGAAATTTCCCCAACATGGCTGCCAGGAGCTTTTCTGACTACACTTCGTCTTGACCATGACTGGTACTTTTCAAGATGTTGTACTTGCAGAGGGGGCAAGTAGCATTGATATGCAGCCATTTGTCCACACAGGCACAGTGAAAATGGTGGCTACAAGGAAGTTTTCTAAGTTCAACCCCATCATCATAAGCAGAAAGGCAGATGCAACATTCCTATAGTTTGAACCCACAAAATTTTCAGATTAGCAGAACAACAGAGGAAGCAATCAATTTTCTCAAACAATCAAGTTGTCATATCAAAATTATCTATCATTTTCTTCCACCATTTTATCAAATTCCTTCCGGTGtaaaatttgattgagaagaaagGCCAAAAAACAAAAGGAGATGGAAGGCCAATCACAccaaaatatattcataatGCATTATCCAGTGTGGGAATGCATTCAAAACACGGCTCTATGCTATGGCTTATAACAAGGCCAATGTTTGGAGAATACATGGATTTCCCTTTGTAATAATATCTAGCGACAGACAGAGCAAAAAGAACACCAGGACAAGGGAGAAAAAGGCCAAGCCAACACATAGCAAAATGTACAACATACCGCATCCTCGTCAGAAAGAACATGTTCAATGGGAGAATCAGCATCGCATTCAATCATTATTCCTCCAGCAGCTCCTTGTGTATTCCCAGCATGTTTCTCATTAGTTTCAGTTCTTTGGAACTTGAATTTTGACAACTGCTCAATGTCTTCTTTTGATGCCCCTTCCTGCTTTTTAGATCCCCAACAAATGAGATAAAGGCATTCAGGCACGGAACAGTGCAATTAATAGACTACAATGATTATCTCATAAGTAAATAATCTTAAGCTACAAGACAATGTCATCGTGTTCACAGAAACACTCAATAATCAATAATACATTCACAATGCACCAAGTTGTAGGAAAGCAAATCATATGAAAATTTTTACTCCTCACAAATCCTAGAAGGTCAACAATGTCAACCTGAATGAAGCATACAATTCTCAGGATAAAACAAGTTATGTCAAAACAAAACAGTATAGGACATGCTATTTCATCATAAACATATCATGTTATAATTCACCTCATCTGCAACCCTAAAAAATCTAAGGGACACATTCATTAACAGTCTTCATTCTCCAAGGTGCTCCCAATAAAGCAACCTAAAGAACGTTACCTTTTTACTCATCATAGTTGGTCAAGCCACATTTCATATCATACACATGCATATGtctcaaaaattaattacaccTCATCAAAAGTCATTTTAGCTTTTGCTTAACAAGTTTCAGAGTTCatcataatttttctcaaacttTATGTATTAAACATTAATTCGCAACCAAGAAACAACACCATTTTCATAAGCGATGTAGCAGGACTAGTCAAATTCCTTCAATAGTTAACCAGTGTACTTTATGATAGCAAAACATTTccttttatcatatatatgtaGAAGGCAAAGGTTAGtaaaagaaacataaattaGTATCTAGAAGGTCAAGCAAGAGACACAACTAAGACAATCAGTGCTTCTGGTTTGCTACAGGTGCTAGCTCCCCCAGAAAGTCAAAAGAGCATTATCAAGCTCAAGATACTATGGTTTAGCTTAGCTTTGATTATTCACCTTACAAAGTATAACAAATGTAATACTTCCTTTGTAACAATTCATATAGATGGCTTAATACAAGAAACAATATATACAATCTTCAACCTTCACAATCATTCCTTTCATAATTTCTGCTAAGAATCTATTTTCTAAAAGATCCTATTAAAGTCACACCACAACAagcaataaaaatgtaaaattaagatCCTAGAAACTAGCATATGAATCTCTTTATACCAAATAGCAATTCTAATTTCATCCTTCCATTTCATTTAGCCTCAGTAAATTCAAAAACTCATAATATTTGGAGCCATAAACTTTGACAATTTCCTTTAAGACTAAGCAAATGCTGCTAAGGCTATGTTCGACAATACATTTCAAGTAAACTTCTAGCTCTTTTCACTAGCTGAAAAACTCATTTGGTTGTTGggtaaattaactttttttagtagtttctCAATAGCTTctcaaatagtattttttaaaacgctagcttttaattttttatattttcttccctttttatccttaatatatttatcaaattttttgcttaccttttttaaacaaatcatggttttattgtttttcagtcattttatacttttcagcTACTTCAACAGCTAGTTTTACtgaattcttataatttaatgagctaatttttcaactttcagCTACGAGTTTTTCAGCTAGTTTTGCCGAACATAGTGTAAGTAGAGTCAACTTTAAGGAAATAAACACTTGAGCCACTAGATTCATACATCCATACCAACTCAAACAAGAACTAGTTAGTAATGACACCATGATGTACCTGGTCTGCAACTGCATACAGGAGTGCAATGATACATGGAAGACAACAGCAAACAGCAATACCAATGATGCATGCTAGTGCAATACAGAAAACGACAAAGAAAACATCAAAACCCAGGAAGGCTATACATAACCTGCAAGGCAAGTAGAATTTGTTAAAGGTAATCAACATAATTGTAGGTTtcccaaaaagaaaataaattacaaataaatatagTAAAAGATATATGAACAAGTTGCACATGCACACGTGTGTCAGATTGAGagcaagagaaagagagagaacaaaCCAGTAAAGCAGAGGAGAATCTTGGACCAAAGCTTCACTATCAGCTGATACCCAATAGAATCCAACAACCCACCAAATAAACGAAAACATTGTGTTGGCTGATTCCAAATGCTTTGCCATACTGCTTAGcaagaaaacaatataaaaactcataacataaaacaaaaaatgatgaaTGAATCAATAATTGATGTTACTAATTCCCAAGCTAATATATATTGGACATATTGTATTATTGTTTCAACCCTTAGCTTTTGATTATATTGAAGAGCTAAAACAAACGCATGGACAAAAAAGACTGTAACAAACGACACCATATATAaccattttagaaattaaatcagGGCAATAGCAATAGAGCATTTTCCCCAGATCATCCAGTATTTACATTACTAAACTTAGTCATCATATTGTGGTTCAAAAATCAGGTGTTATTAAATCTATCAGTACATAAACCTACAAATTCACACCCTTGCTTGGAGAGATTGAATAAAACTAACTCTAGTATCTGATAATTCGGCCAATTATCAGATGAGAGATCATATATCATCTCTTCCTACAATCAAAGTTAAGTTACAACATCACTCTCAGTCACTCAAAGCAATTCGAAAGAGATTTGAGAGATCAGAAGAACCAAgaggatttaaaaaaattgaaaatcaaagcCTTTGAGTCTTCGACATGTTTTGaacagacaattttttttttttaactaaacaaCTGAAAAACCTAAATTTCCCATGTGGGTTCTCTGAAACATGAAATGAAGGTTTGCTAGAGTTTTCAATTAACACAGCTACTTCTTTCTCCCTTAGTAGCAATCAAAGCACTACCCAACAATTTCACATGCACATTCCAAAAATACAGTTAAAAAAGCCGCGTTAATCACTATAGTAGTTCAACGGACTTCTAACTTCTATGTTTTAATTACATCAGCATGCAGGTTTCTTAAATTCACTCAAACCACATAAAGCAAACTGAATCGTTATAGTCCAGCGCCAtcgtaaaaaaatcaattaaaattcaaagtGAAAACGCAGCGTCGTTTATGCTTCAGAAATTAACCTTATCCCATCGTCGTCGAACGACACGTAGTGTCCAGAGCCGTCCATCGAAGGCGAACTCAAATCCCCGCTGCCGCCACCCGAGACGGCGGCCGCGTTGGAGTGTTCGCGGTGGCGCAGGCGGCGCCGGTACTCGACGCAGACGCACGCGACGTGGAGAACGGACTGCAGAGCGTAGCCTACAATCCACAGCCTGAGAGGCATGTTGGGATTCTCGTTGCGGCTGAGAACCAAGACGGTGGCGGCGGCGGCGACGAAGGCGCAGTTCCAGAGAATGTCCAAGACGACGACGGGCTTGGAATAGGCCCAATCGCTCTGCCTCTCCTCGAGTTGCTCCGCCGCCGCCTCCCGCACCACCATGGACGGCTCACGCATGAGGCGGCGGCCGCTGGCCTGGCGCAGGAAGCGCGCGGCCTCGCGGAGGCTGGGGCGGCGGAGGAGGAGGCGGCCGGAGGTGGATTCGTCGGAGGAAGTGGCGAGGAACGGCGTGGGATCGGCGGCGGCATCCTCGGAGGAACGGTTCGGGGACCTTGTTGTCGTCGTGGCCATGTGTGAGGGCGCTTCAGGACATCCGAATCTGAATCTAGTTCTGTTCTGAcactgagaaaaaaaaaacagggaaTTGAAATCGACGATTCGACCAGGgtgaaaatggaaaaataaaatatgttttttcagAAATCGGAAATTAAGATGATGACATAGTAatgtttgctttttttttttaggtgttTATTGTCGAGGTCTCGCCACGGTGTCGTTTTGTTTTGGTTGAACGCGCATTGTTTTTATCCCGCTAAAACCAAAGGGAAGACTGAAGAGTAGTACGTTGCGttttcatttcatattttttcgTTTTTACCGGGGAATTTCTTGAAACTTCCGAAGTCGCATATGTCGGCGTggcatttattatttatttaaaataaagatgatATTCTCGAGTTTTCCTTTGTTTAAAGTTCGTTCACATTAGACATCACGTATCACACAGTCACATGTGTTTATGTTTGGCTACTTCCTTTAATGATGATAACATAccctataatttattttataacatctttattgaaaatcatgtaAAAAGTGAGTCATCAGTAATTTTTCGattgattttgaaatattttttagttttttagttatttgactaacatatttttttcatatgacTTTCATCTATGTCCATTTTTTATGGAAATATTAATTGGATTTAATATGTAAGTAAATTTAATCGgacaagttttatattttaaatcaatcaaataaaaatttaattttttttcaaaattaaagaaaaatcaatattaGTTCAGAGatcattttataactttttaatgaataaaatatcaaattataaccTAAAATAAAGTCATAGGACCACATGTAATTTAATCTATATTCTTTTATCGATAATATTGGATTATAATGTAATTGGTAGTGGGTTTAGGAAGGAATTTGataagtctattttattttttcttcaatcatTCGAAAAAGTTGCattattatctattttattttcatagtaTTCTCTCACTTTCAAAcgaatcataaaaatataaatgtcatTGTTCCAACCCAAGAGTCACTTTAAAAGACAAATTCCAAGGCCTAGTtctgattaaaataattattgtgttTACATGGTTTTGGCTTAGGTTTTATTAATTGGATAGATTACCCTAACTGGAATTGATAGAAATTGAGTATCATAGAATTCAACCAAGATGGAGGGATTAAAATTGAAGTCCTTATTTTTGTAGATAGCTCAGTAATTTCTCAATCTGACGTGCAAGTAAGAATGATAATGAGGTGAGGCACGTAAAACTAATACTTTTTCATTACCCACCCCCGTTGAATTAAAATCTACCCTATGTCCACCCCATACTTgtgctaatattttttaagcaattgcttgtgaattttattaatatctaTAAATATCAATGAACattgatgaatattttttaaaaaaaattgtttaaaaaaatacattttaaaaacaccCTAATCGTGATTCTCAAATATTTTGGTAcaactttaagaaaataaataaatttttaaagacaaaaaaagacATGAAAACTATGGTTAatcaataatatgttaaaaataacttaacaatAAGTAATATTTCCCTATTTACTTGTTGcaatatttaaatcttaaattaacAGTTTAAATGCACACATATTTATGTACTATAAAATGGGaaacctataaaaaaaattagggtaaATTATGTGCAATATTATATATCTAAAGATACTTAAGTAgttttataataacaataataggtACTCGTGGGCACGAATATATTAATAGTCACCTTTACCCCATTAAAAATATGtagtaaaaatatatgtttaatttatttcgGGTACACATTTAACAATCTAACTTATATGTGTTATGAGCTTTAGTCGCGTGAATATCCACAAGTGTTGATATTTTTGTCATCCCTGCAAGCACACCAAATAACTCGCCTAAAAAGGACCCAATGACTCTTGTTTGAATAGTAGCTCATGTGTGGGATCATAGGTTGAGTTATGGCCAAGATACTTGGCCTACATCCAAGAAGATCCACAACCTTTCAAGTGTCAAGCCATAAGGATAGTGACTTTGGGGTGGGTTATAATAAAATGCTCAACCTAAAATAAAAAGGTCTACAACCTCTCTAGTCCAAAGCCTTAAACATAAGGACATTGGGTTGAGTTATGAGCTAGGTATTTAACATAGATTTTGAAGGGTTCATAGTCCTTTAAGTCATAAGCCATATGCATAGGGATAGAGTTATACCAGAAAGATCAATTATTGACTGGATTAAGGTGTTTGGTTAATAGATCATTAATCAAACTCATGagtcaataaattatataaattaatttaagtaaCAATGATTAATATTTAGTTTGATATGATTTTAAACCAAATTACATGAGTCAAATGCActtttggtataaaaaaagtaattagatTGATCACAAATCTAATTTTCAGTTTAACCAATTAGATTGAATTGTACTAATAATATTGACATTGTTTTGTCtttaaagagttttttttttctaaaacctaTAATTAGTAATAATCTCAAAACTCATCTAGTGtattattcaaacaaaaattaattcaattattatatttattgctatgatttatttatttatttgtccaATTACTTTATTTTCTAGAGAAAAAAAGTATTAACCATTTATATTTTAGTACATGTACAACCGGTATACTTTTTAGTTTTTGcattgttttttactttttttaatcaatgaaaAGATAATATAAGTATTTCACATGCTAATTAACTTTGCTTAATGATtcattttaagaagaaaaaagtatttatttaaattaattatcaaattaaataaagttagaagaaaaaaaaaatggtgacaACCCGGGCAAGGGTTTTTCCCTCCAAAAACTGGTACAAATTCCCTCCAAGTTTGGCACATAGGGTTTTTCACGTTTATTCTCCGCTTTCTTCTGAAACCTGAAAAACCCTTTGTTCATCGTCGCCGGAATCATGACGTTATCGTCATCATCAAGCAACGCCTACGACGTGCCATGGGTAGAGAAGTACCGTCCCAGCA
This region of Glycine soja cultivar W05 chromosome 17, ASM419377v2, whole genome shotgun sequence genomic DNA includes:
- the LOC114393846 gene encoding E3 ubiquitin-protein ligase At1g12760-like: MATTTTRSPNRSSEDAAADPTPFLATSSDESTSGRLLLRRPSLREAARFLRQASGRRLMREPSMVVREAAAEQLEERQSDWAYSKPVVVLDILWNCAFVAAAATVLVLSRNENPNMPLRLWIVGYALQSVLHVACVCVEYRRRLRHREHSNAAAVSGGGSGDLSSPSMDGSGHYVSFDDDGISMAKHLESANTMFSFIWWVVGFYWVSADSEALVQDSPLLYWLCIAFLGFDVFFVVFCIALACIIGIAVCCCLPCIIALLYAVADQEGASKEDIEQLSKFKFQRTETNEKHAGNTQGAAGGIMIECDADSPIEHVLSDEDAECCICLSAYDDGVELRKLPCSHHFHCACVDKWLHINATCPLCKYNILKSTSHGQDEV